A window of Desulfatibacillum aliphaticivorans DSM 15576 contains these coding sequences:
- a CDS encoding ABC transporter ATP-binding protein, giving the protein MAFFQAQEISISFGGLRALDRVSFTVNKGEIFSIIGPNGAGKTTIFNCINRFYDLDEGVFLLDGKNLSSAKTHQIADMGIARTFQNIELFKNMTVLDNLILGRHRKRRSNILTEMFFFKPVQRQEINSREKAEEIIDFLDLEAHRDQLVVNLPYGVQKTVELGRALAMEPTLLLLDEPTSGLNMEESEDLAFWLDDMKEELGITVLMVEHNMRFVKQTTDRVLAIDFGQTIIEGETNEVLNHPDVMRAYLGEENVCNA; this is encoded by the coding sequence GGGTGAGCTTTACGGTCAACAAAGGGGAGATTTTTTCCATCATAGGCCCCAACGGCGCCGGCAAGACCACCATATTCAATTGCATAAACCGGTTTTACGACCTGGACGAGGGCGTGTTCTTGCTGGACGGGAAAAATCTTAGCTCCGCCAAGACCCACCAGATCGCCGATATGGGAATCGCCCGCACCTTCCAGAATATCGAGTTGTTCAAGAACATGACGGTTCTGGACAACCTGATTTTGGGCAGGCATCGGAAAAGGCGCTCCAACATCCTGACGGAGATGTTCTTTTTCAAGCCCGTGCAAAGGCAGGAGATAAACAGCCGGGAAAAGGCCGAGGAAATCATCGATTTCCTGGACCTGGAAGCCCACCGGGACCAGTTGGTCGTCAATCTTCCCTACGGCGTCCAGAAAACCGTGGAGCTGGGCCGGGCCCTGGCCATGGAGCCCACGCTTTTGCTTCTGGACGAGCCCACCTCGGGCCTGAACATGGAGGAATCCGAGGATCTGGCCTTTTGGCTGGACGACATGAAGGAGGAGTTGGGCATCACGGTCCTGATGGTGGAGCACAACATGCGGTTCGTCAAGCAAACCACGGACCGGGTGCTTGCCATTGATTTCGGGCAGACCATTATCGAGGGAGAAACCAACGAAGTCTTGAACCACCCTGACGTGATGAGAGCCTACCTGGGGGAAGAAAATGTCTGTAATGCTTAA